DNA from Carassius auratus strain Wakin unplaced genomic scaffold, ASM336829v1 scaf_tig00216794, whole genome shotgun sequence:
ttgttgcacttacactttttcccattttccaaaattcataaaaggtgtttcttataggttagctcattctttcaagtcatatgtattcagagtgacccctactatcactgtattaatattcaaggcattttactgtatagttttggagaaaactaaaagcaaattcccgcaaaacatcaatctccattgttgcacattaactttttcccattttcaaaattcatataaagtgttctttataggttagctcattctttcaatgtatatgtattcagagtgacccagactaccactgtattaattatcaaggcattttactgtatagttttggagaaaactaaaagcaaattcacccaaaacatcaaaatccattgttgcacttacacttttcccattttccaaatatataaaggtgttcctttataggttagctcattctttcaagtcatatatattcagagtgacccctactatcactgtattaatattcaaggcattttactgtatagttttggagaaaactaaaagcaaattcccccaaaacatcaatctccattgttgcacttaactttttcccattttccaaaattcatataaagtgttcctttataggttagctcattcttttaatgtatatgtattcagagtgacccagactaccactgtatttaattatcaaggcattttactgtatagttttggagaaaactaaaagcaaattcacccaaaacatcaaaatctcCATTGTTGCAATACACTTTTTCTccaaattcatataaagtgttccttttataggttagctcattcttttaatgtatatgtattcagagtgacccagactaccactgtattaattatcaaggcattttactgtatagttttggagaaaactaaaagcaaattcacccaaaacatcaaatccattgttgcacttacactttttcccattttccaaaaattcatataaagtgttcctttataggttagctcattcttttaatgtatatgtattcagagtgacccagactaccactgtattattatcaagggattttactgtatagttttggagaaaactaaaagcaaattcacccaaaacatcaaactccattgttgcacttacactttttccattttccaaaattcatataaagtgttcctttataggttagctcattctttcaagtcatatgtattcagagtgaccctactatcactgtattaatattcaaggcattttactgtatagttttggagaaaactaaaagcaaattcccgcaaaacatcaatctccattgttgcacttacacttttcccattttccaaaattcatataaagtgttccttataggttagctcattcttttaatgtatatgtattcagagtgacccagactaccactgtattaattattaaggcattttactgtatagttttggagaaaactaaaagcaaattcacccaaaacatcaaaatccattgttgcacttacactttttcccattttccaaaattcataaaaggtgttcctttataggttagctcattctttcaagtcatatgtattcagagtgaccctactatcactgtattaattattcaaggcattttactgtatagttttggagaaaaactaaaagcaaattcccgcaaaacatcaatctccattgttgcacttaaactttttcccattttcaaaaattcatataaagtgttcctttataggttagctcattcttttaatgtatatgtattcagagtgacccagactaccactgtattaattatcaaggcattttactgtatagttttggagaaaactaaaagcaaattcccgcaaaacatcaatctccattgttgcacttacactttttcccattttcaaaattcatataaagtgttcctttataggttagctcattcttttaatgtatatgtattcagagtgacccagactaccactgtattaattatcaaggcattttactgtatagttttggagaaaactaaaagcaaattcacccaaaacatcaaaatccattgttgcacttacactttttcccattttccaaaattcataaaaggtgttcctatataggttagctcattctttcaagtcatatgtattcagagtgacccgtactatcactgtattcattttcaaggcattttactgctatagttttggagaaaaactaaaaagccaaaattcacccaaaacatcaaactccattgttgcacttacactttttcccattttccaagaATTCCTAAAAgatgttcctttataggttagctcattctttcaagtcatacagtattgttcaaaatagatagcagtacaatgtgactaaccagaataatcaaggtttttcgtatatttttttattacaccacccctttcaactaattcaactaattgcccaattgcacagccttaagagcgtgcatatcatgaattgCTGGGGTttcgtttgttttctgacaatctactgaacctactggtaacttgtttggcCACGtagccaaataaaaaaatatactaaaaaccttgatgtATTCTGGTTAAGTCACGATTGTACTGCtgattattttgaacaattactGTATGTATTCAGAAGTGACCCCTACTTAttactggattcattttcaaggcatttcactgtatagtttttgagaaactaaaagcaaattcaccctaaaaaaatgcatcctagcaattgTTTGTttgtcccattttccaacactcATTAAAAAGGtatgctttataggttagctcattgtCTTCAGTGGAACATGTATTCAGATGACCCTGACTAtcgctgtattaatattcaaggcattttactgtatatttttttgagaaaactaaaatcaaattcCCCCAAAAAAACTTAAATGCATCCTAAGCAATTGCACtgtgtcccattttccaacactcataaaaaggtttcctttataggttagctcattctttcagtggacatgtattcagagtgaccctgactattcaatatattcattgtcaagtttttttgtgaaatgaaGGCTAACCTATAAagggttcctttataggttagctcattctttcaagtcatatgtattcagtgACCATAACTATCGCTATTCATTtataaggcattttactgtatagttcttgagaaaactaaaagcaaaatcatcgaaaacaacaaaatgcacgacactcctccgctgcCCAGTGGATGGCGATGGCTCTACCAGGTTTTGGGCAGCCGGGAGGAGTCCCCGTTCTCTGCTCCTCCCCTTTCCgggggatggcagcaggctcGGGCCCCTGGCGAACGGTGCcatctcctccgctccctcaagcGTCCACGGCGGCACACTGCCTcgccctgctcgatggcaccgtaGACTCACCACAGCGACAAgttatcttcagcagcgcgtccctccttcctcccaggtttcggcaccagtgtaacactATAAAAGCTTCTGAATCTtgggaaggaggcgggaaccagcggacattcaaaataagctttaataataaaattaacacaaaacagcAAGACAGCCACGTGCGGACGGCTGCAATTCAACCTAATGGAACTTAAACAAGAGTTTCATCAAGACTGAAAAACCGAAATAAGATGTGATAGGGATTATTTAACCTATATTATGACATTTCAcagatacaaatgcaaatatgtaattttttatgcaGTGAAACAAAAACCTAATATGAGAAGATGATTTAAGGTGTACGCATCAGTGTGCAGAAGACAGTCAATAATTGTTCACAGGTGTTGAAGCCACACTAGGCACTGTTGTGCAGTCTGATGGGATATACAACAGTATGCCCAAAGTGCTATTATTCCTTAAGATGCACAAAGTTGTTTTCTAAAACAAGaaaggcaaaaaaagaagaagaaaaaacccacaaataaatgtataatatatatataaatatcatgtatttatataaaatgcataatgtttataaaagtacaaagaatatgataaaataaagattagtaaaattaaaaattaaaaaatttgtgTTGTCACCTAGCTTACCATGTGTAATCTTGTTGTATCAATGGATTTTAATTGAGATTGATCATTCTAAAATCcgttttaatacaattataatcgaTCAGTTACATTTAAGGAGAAACAAGAAATTGCAGCTAAGCAAACCTATTCAACAGACTTATGATTATgggaaacaaacaaagcaaaacaaataattgCTTTTCAAGCATAATCACCATTAACAATACAACAACCTAAGGGCTATAAAAGCAAAGACATAAGAAATTTAACTAAAAATTATAAACCATGGACACAAATAAGGACTTCTCAGAGGTAATTAACCTAATCATTTTCTATggttaaaattaagatttgaacttaattaaatgtgacactaataattaaaatgtaagaagaGGTTGAGTGTATCAGGAGGGTATTTCCTATTTCCACCTTATGGGTGTTTGAAAATTGGTAATGGTGCAACTGGTagaatgaatttttatttttaagtgattttGCCATTAATCTTATTCAAAACCAtacagtcaaaataaaaaaaatatgatcatccCACCCCTATcaggaatgctgaatccctgacaattttcaagcgacagctgaaagttcatctctttcaaaactacttggcttcatcgaaaaaaaacaacaactctatttattccttctttttctagcttttacttatttgaacaatgtctaaaacttggtattacaagcacttcctgtgtctgtttgcctctaagaagaatcactttatgtatcccgaaattgtgagtcgctttggataaaagcgtctacaaaatgactaaatgtaaatccatccatccatccagcatCTTCCACTTATACGGGGCCGGGTCGCAGGgtcaacagtctaagcagagacgcccagacttccctctcccaaGCCACTTCTTCCTGTCAAGCTGTCAGTCTCttttttcctgggtgtcccctagtgagctcacttctccttaggcacttcaccataggcactttaattccgctagtctggtcgtgtcgtcacagtaattgcactccaattaaatcgcacaggtgctgacaatcctttgtcattagtctccctatatagagctgtctttctctgttgtctgtatggagtccttatccTATGTGTCTAtgctctcgtctcccgagacttcacctaccttctcgttcctccgagtttcccgtttcatccggttccctcttttggtttgtttgtctatcaagactgtttattttgtatttacccttctgttaATAAAACCCATACCTTGCTATTGGATCCTGCCCTCTCCGTGTGTTTAtcctaaacccaaccgtcacactTCCAGGTCAGCcaggagacatagtccctccagcgtgtcctaggtcttctccAGGACTCTGCttctgctttgaaaatgaatccagtgatagtatgggtcactctgaatacatatgatttgaaagaataaagcaaccctaaaagaatgagctaacctataaatcaaccctttttatgaatgttggaaaaggggaaaaagtgtaagtgcaacaatggagtttgatgttttgggggaatttgcttttagttttctccaaaactatacagtaaaatgccttgataattattacagtggtagtctgggtcactctgaatacatatacattaaaagaatgagctaacctataaaggaacactttatatgaatttttgaaaatggtaataagtttaagtgcaacaatggagattgatgttttgcgggaatttgcttttagttttctccaaaactatacagtaaaatgccttgaatattaatacagtgatagtagtggtcactctgaatacatatgacttgaaagaatgagctaacctatataggaacactttatatgaatttttgaaaatgggaataagtttgtgcaacaatggagattgatgttttgcgggaatttgcttttagttttctccaaaactatacagtaaaatgccttgaatattaatacagtgatagtaggggtcactctgaatacatatgacttgaaagaatgagctaacctataaaggatcaccttttatatattttggaaaatgggaaaaagtgtgtgcaacaatggattttgatgttttgggtgaatttgcttttagttttctccaaaactatacagtaaaattccttgataattaatacagtggtagtctgggtcactctgaatacatatacattaaaagaatgagctaacctataaaggaacactttatatgaatttttgaaaatggtaataagtttaagtgcaacaatggagattgatgttttgcgggaatttgcttttagttttctccaaaactatacagtaaaatgccttgaatattaatacagtgatagtagtggtcactctgaatacatatgacttgaaagaatgagctaacctatataggaacactttatatgaatttttgaaaatgggaataagtttgtgcaacaatggagattgatgttttgcgggaatttgcttttagttttctccaaaactatacagtaaaatgccttgaatattaatacagtgatagtaggggtcactctgaatacatatgacttgaaagaatgagctaacctataaaggatcaccttttatatattttggaaaatgggaaaaagtgtgtgcaacaatggattttgatgttttgggtgaatttgcttttagttttctccaaaactatacagtaaaatgccttgataattaatacagtggtagtctgggtcactctgaatacatatacattaaaagaatgagctaacctataaaggaacactttatatgaatttttgaaaatggtaataagtttaagtgcaacaatggagattgatgttttgcgggaatttgcttttagttttctccaaaactatacagtaaaatgccttgaatattaatacagtgatagtagtggtcactctgaatacatatgacttgaaagaatgagctaacctatataggaacactttatatgaatttttgaaaatgggaataagtttgtgcaacaatggagattgatgttttgcgggaatttgcttttagttttctccaaaactatacagtaaaatgccttgaatattaatacagtgatagtaggggtcactctgaatacatatgacttgaaagaatgagctaacctataaaggatcaccttttatatattttggaaaatgggaaaaagtgtgtgcaacaatggattttgatgttttgggtgaatttgcttttagttttctccaaaactatacagtaaaattccttgataattaatacagtggtagtctgggtcactctgaatacatatacattaaaagaatgagctaacctataaaggaacactttatatgaatttttgaaaatgggaaaaagtgtaagtgcaacaatggattttgatgttttgggtgaatttgcttttagttttctccaaaactatacagtaaaatgccttgataattaatacagtggtagtctgggtcactctgaatacatatacattaaaagaatgagctaacctataaaggaacactttatatgaattttggaaaatgggaaaaagtgtaagtgcaacaatggagattgatgttttgcgggaatttgcttttagttttctccaaaactatacagtaaaatgccttgaatattaatacagtgatagtaggggacactctgaatacatatgacttgaaagaatgagctaacctataaaggaacaccttttatgaattttggaatatgggaaaaagtgtaagtgcaacaatggattttgatgttttgcgggaatttgcttttagttttctccaaaactatacagtaaaatcccttgataattaatacagtggtagtctgggtcactctgaatacatatacattaaaataatgagctaacctataaaggaacactttatatgtatttttgaaaatgggaaaaagtttaagtgcaacaatggagattgatgttttgcgggaatttgcttttagttttctccaaaactatacagtaaaatgccttgaatattaataaagtgaaagtaggggtcactctgaatacatatgacttgaaagaatgagctaacctataaaggaacaccttttatgaattttggaaaatgggaaaaagtgtaagtgcaacaatggattttgatgttttgggtgaatttgcttttagttttctccaaaactatacagtaaaatgccttgattattaatacagtggtagtctgagtcactctgaatacatatacattaaaagaatgagctaacctataaaggattactttatatgaattttggaaaatgggaaaaagtgtaagtgcaacaatggagattgatgttttgcgggaatttgcttttagttttctccaaaactatacagtaaaatgccttgaatattaatacagtgatagtaggggacactctgaatacatatgacttgaaagaatgagctaacctataaaggaacactttatatgaattttggaaaatgggaaaaagtgtaagtgcaacaatggattttgatgttttgggtgaatttgcttttagttttctccaaaactatacagtaaaatgccttgataattaatacagtggtagtctgggtcactctgaatacatatacattaaaagaatgagctaacctataaaggaacactttatatgaattttggaaaatgggaaaaattttaagtgcaacaatggattttgatgttttgggtgaatttgcttttcgttttctccaaaactatacagtaaaatgcctcgaatattaatacagtggtagtcaggatcactctgaatacatatgatttgaaagaatgagctaacctataaagcaaccttttttatgaatgttgaaatatgggacacactgcaatttctcggatgcattttttatttggggtgattttgcttttagctttctccacaactatacattaaaatgctttgaaaatgaatacagtgatagtcagggtcaTTCTGAATGCATATGATATGAAAGAATGAACTAACATATAAAGGAACACTTCTTTGTGTAGGAAACTGGGACAGTGCAATTGGtagaatgcattatatatatatatatatatatatatatatatatatatatatatatatgtgtgtgtatatatatatatatatatatacacacacacacacatatatatatatatatatatatatatatatacacactgaaaatcatgaatattgtaatttataatctctaataaacgatttaaaatgatttatgtacaacacaaacgtttatatacaataatgagttaaaataagcgaaagtataaaggaaacgtgTGTACGACTGCTTCTTTACATGCATTTTGACTGCTCTCAGCACCCGTACCGTAAGTGCATGATTACACgcgcaaaggaaaaaaaagtgcggctggcttgaccgtgtattTTCAaagcgcggctggcttgaccgcagttcGGTGAACGGTACCGGGATTTGATCGATGCGGCTGACACGATCGGTGAGATGAGACAGTGCTCGGAGAGTGTGGTTCAGTCCATCCAGGACATGTACCGCTACTGCCACCAGCTGAAACAGGCCAAACAAGCCCCTCAGTCCAGCGGCAGAGCGGAGGTAAAGCTCTCCTCTGGAGTCCTGGCTGGGACACAACACCAACAGCCtgcacaaatcagaataataaagTTTATACATGCTTTTACTCTGACTTAATTTATCCAGTGTGGCCAGAGATTCTCGCCTGCATGAGTGCAGcgtgtttctttcattttctcctCGCTCAATATGgtacaaataaaatatgtcattaaatcatgttttaaacaTTGGCAAATATAAGACTCACTTCATTGAAAGATTGAAGCAAGACTACTGGACAAAACTGCAGCTCCATTATACTGAATTACCACCACTGTCATAAATGATGTTTTACACTGTTGACAAATTCATGAaactcaaatataaaaaataaaaacaaatcctgGAAAGTTTCTGAAATTTACTTTTTGCAGCCCTAATCATTATCCATTAAACCCCAACATTGTTAGTGACTCATGAGATTGATATCGATGTGTTCTGTTGCTGGCAGGGTCAGAAACAGTCGCAGGAGAGATTCTACACGATGGCATCCCAGATAAAGCTCCTCCTGGAAATCCCAGAGCGTGTGTGGAGCGCGCTGGAGTCGTCCCAGTACCTGCAGGCCACGCAGCTCTACCTGCTGTGCTGTCACCTTCACAGCCAGCTTCACCTGGAGGGAGGAGGGCATCAGTACAGCCCCGTCCTCTCTCGCTTCCCCATCCTGATGCGCCAGGTAGCAGCTGCCGGTCATTTCAGGTACATCATAGAATTACACCcaacaaagaaaaccaaaaatgacaagtctgtcaacatttactcatccggATGTCGTTCCAAAGCCATAAGACTTCGGTTAGTCTTCAAAACACACATGAAGATTcattgatatttttaataagatTAATACATGTTTAATATATTCGTTGTTTTACAGTGCTTTAACCTTTTTGGACCTTTTAGATCGGgtttcattaaaaacatcttaatttgtttttcaaagattAATCACAGTCTTtagaatgacatgatggtgagtaaacgaTAACTGTAAACTATCGTTTACAGTTCTGTACTGTAAACGACAGTATTGGCATTATCGCCTGTACTATCCCATAAATGGCATTGGTTTAGTTTTTTCTCTTACTCAAAGCTAGTTGTCTTTGTTCTGTAGGTCCACCATCTTGCTGGAGAGTAAGTCTGTGCTGCGCGGCAGGGCTGTGTCTGATCAAGCGATCACTGAAGCGCTGGTCTCCAGCATGCTGCTGGAAGACAGCTCCCCTCGCCAGGCGCTTGCTGATTTCCTGCTGGCAAGGAAAGCATCCATTCAGCAACTACTCAATCAGCCCCAGCATGGTGAATAACCTTAATAATATTTAGAACCTTTCAGCTTATAGAAGCTTTACACTATGAGTTCTTAGTTTATTAGGATTGCATGTGGTTGTTCTTGATTGGGATGTGGTGCTGTGCCTCTGTTAGGTGCTGGTGTGAAAGCACAGGTCTGTTCTCTGGTGGAGCTGCTGGTCACCACTCTGTACCAGGCATACGCTGTGTTTTATGTGCCTCCGGAGGGCCAAGTGTCCGATACCGGTTTGGGATGTGGCCTTCTTTTCACCACCTTGGAGAATGTGACCTCCAACACTTCTGGTGAGTTGTCAGTTTCTCATTCACGTTGTGATGCCCAAACATAAGGGGCCACCAGAGTTTGAAATTAAAGCTTGGGGCAAAAATGCCAACAAATGGAACAAAACTGCCCCCAAATTCAAGATACACACGTTTCTGGCTggtgcaataaatgcaatggccaatcagaagtCTTTAGATTAGCTcacaaattctctcatcataaacatcTGAATACAAACATGATGTGACCCATTCATTTGGCAGTGTAGACCGCATCAGTGATTTTTCAGCATTTATAAAAATGGCCCTTCTCAGAGGTTTACATACACTTGGTTCTTAATCGATGTTGTTACCTGAATGATCCCCAGCTGCGTTGTTTTGtttagtgatagttgttcatgagtcccttgctTGTCCTGACCAGCTGTGCTGACTGCAGTTCacgagtccctcagttgtcctcagtgtgaaaagatggatctcaaaagcATACAGTAAtcgttggaaagggttcaaataaaaaaagtgatttttctgTGAAATCCAGGGAAAGAGAACAAAGTTCTGGACAAGGAGATGAGCACAGGAAGCTGGTTTAAATACCTTCCCGCTTCAGTGATGAACTTCCAGCCTGTTCTTCGGACGCTAGCGCAGCCGATACAGAGGGAGCAGCTCCGAGACACACTGCAGCAGTGGATTGATACGTATGTCCCTCCTACACATCCTAATTACCATTTCTCAGTAGTTGTTTTTAACGCTCATTTGTCTTTCAATAGCTGTAAGGAGGATATGCGCAGCGGGGTCAGCAGCCTTCTGGTCTTTGTGAAGAGTCTGAAGGGTCTGGCTGCGATCCGGGATGCAGTGTGGGAACTGCTCGGCAGCGAGTCCATCAGTCAGCACTGGAGCACTGTGTGTCAGTCCCTCCTCGAGCGACCTCTGGCCTTGTGGGATGACCTTTTGCATCAGCTCTTCCTGCAGCGACTTCAGGTACTCGTTAACAATTTAACTAGTTTAACTAGTCTGATAAAATGTGTTAGCGCTTGACTGATATGAACATACACTTGTGATCCCATCACAAGTATTCAGGCTAGACAGATTGCCATTCACACCTGGATGTAATATGTGGTTTAACGCGTCTCTTTTGGCCACCTGTAATTAGGGTGTAGCATCTGACTATATACATGATATACTGACTGtacaaaaaaaacactgttgttCTGATAGGATGGAAATACTTGTTTACCCTCTAGGCGATCACTCAGGAGGGCACAGGAGGGATCTCCAGCAGCTCCAGACAGCTCTTGTCTTCAGCTCTGCGGGATCTGCAGGGTCAAGCCACAGCCGGGAGCTTCAGCCGTGGGGTGCACTACGAGAGTGACGTTGCAGCTTTCCTGTGGTCTGAGACTCAAGGTGACCTGCTCAGTGACACAGCCTGGGTGAATGTAGCCCAGCGCACCCCGCAGCAGAAGAGCGGTCTGTCCATGAAGACCCAGGTCCTCACCCCCTGCGTTCAGACCTTCTGCTCCTCGCTGGACTCCAAGCTCAAAGCCAAATTAGATGATCTGCAGCACTACTTGCCCTCTGAAAAAAATGGCAAGGAGCTTTCAGAGATGGTCCCGGTCACCACTAACTCCTCTATTAACCGCTATATGGATGCTGGAGCGGTGGAGGACACTCTTAGAGAGCACTGCTTGGCATGTGTCAGGGACATCCTTTCCAGCGTGCGTGCTGAGCTCGCTAACACCCAGGCTAAGACCAACAACCCCAACCAGTTAAATTCGGTGCTCTTTATGGCCAGGCTATGCCAGTCAATGGGGGAATTGTGTCCTAGTCtgaaacagtgcattctggggaAACAGGGGGGCTTGGATCCCGTGAGCAGAGGCACTCCACGACAGGGCAAGAAGTTAGGCAAAGG
Protein-coding regions in this window:
- the LOC113098964 gene encoding conserved oligomeric Golgi complex subunit 1-like isoform X1, with product MRQCSESVVQSIQDMYRYCHQLKQAKQAPQSSGRAEGQKQSQERFYTMASQIKLLLEIPERVWSALESSQYLQATQLYLLCCHLHSQLHLEGGGHQYSPVLSRFPILMRQVAAAGHFRYIIELHPTKKTKNDKSVNIYSSGCRSKAIRLRSTILLESKSVLRGRAVSDQAITEALVSSMLLEDSSPRQALADFLLARKASIQQLLNQPQHGAGVKAQVCSLVELLVTTLYQAYAVFYVPPEGQVSDTGLGCGLLFTTLENVTSNTSGKENKVLDKEMSTGSWFKYLPASVMNFQPVLRTLAQPIQREQLRDTLQQWIDTCKEDMRSGVSSLLVFVKSLKGLAAIRDAVWELLGSESISQHWSTVCQSLLERPLALWDDLLHQLFLQRLQAITQEGTGGISSSSRQLLSSALRDLQGQATAGSFSRGVHYESDVAAFLWSETQGDLLSDTAWVNVAQRTPQQKSGLSMKTQVLTPCVQTFCSSLDSKLKAKLDDLQHYLPSEKNGKELSEMVPVTTNSSINRYMDAGAVEDTLREHCLACVRDILSSVRAELANTQAKTNNPNQLNSVLFMARLCQSMGELCPSLKQCILGKQGGLDPVSRGTPRQGKKLGKGNTAKAADVSPAQAKWSCLNEELLSCSMEAYGIWSSALTRALVGSFATPLHTGTAGSILSTATNWEELEIQEETESGNNIMSKIRLPVQPSWYVQSLLFHLCLEVNRVGGHALPKVTLLDLLRGCLDQVVSEYEKLTQKTHSKDAGLPMTQSRALQLLFDLRYLSATLGSRLEEGRSSRSQQDPRIQQVCDSLESHIDPFDLDVFTPHLNSNLNRLSQRSSVLLGLLTGTEKQFTSRTNNINSQEPYNILPLASSQIRFGLLPLSMTNSRKNNSATHGADLTRPLVAPSSASAPQDSFRPGNLFRQLANQEEESTAPSLFKLGWLSGMAK
- the LOC113098964 gene encoding conserved oligomeric Golgi complex subunit 1-like isoform X2, giving the protein MRQCSESVVQSIQDMYRYCHQLKQAKQAPQSSGRAEGQKQSQERFYTMASQIKLLLEIPERVWSALESSQYLQATQLYLLCCHLHSQLHLEGGGHQYSPVLSRFPILMRQVAAAGHFRSTILLESKSVLRGRAVSDQAITEALVSSMLLEDSSPRQALADFLLARKASIQQLLNQPQHGAGVKAQVCSLVELLVTTLYQAYAVFYVPPEGQVSDTGLGCGLLFTTLENVTSNTSGKENKVLDKEMSTGSWFKYLPASVMNFQPVLRTLAQPIQREQLRDTLQQWIDTCKEDMRSGVSSLLVFVKSLKGLAAIRDAVWELLGSESISQHWSTVCQSLLERPLALWDDLLHQLFLQRLQAITQEGTGGISSSSRQLLSSALRDLQGQATAGSFSRGVHYESDVAAFLWSETQGDLLSDTAWVNVAQRTPQQKSGLSMKTQVLTPCVQTFCSSLDSKLKAKLDDLQHYLPSEKNGKELSEMVPVTTNSSINRYMDAGAVEDTLREHCLACVRDILSSVRAELANTQAKTNNPNQLNSVLFMARLCQSMGELCPSLKQCILGKQGGLDPVSRGTPRQGKKLGKGNTAKAADVSPAQAKWSCLNEELLSCSMEAYGIWSSALTRALVGSFATPLHTGTAGSILSTATNWEELEIQEETESGNNIMSKIRLPVQPSWYVQSLLFHLCLEVNRVGGHALPKVTLLDLLRGCLDQVVSEYEKLTQKTHSKDAGLPMTQSRALQLLFDLRYLSATLGSRLEEGRSSRSQQDPRIQQVCDSLESHIDPFDLDVFTPHLNSNLNRLSQRSSVLLGLLTGTEKQFTSRTNNINSQEPYNILPLASSQIRFGLLPLSMTNSRKNNSATHGADLTRPLVAPSSASAPQDSFRPGNLFRQLANQEEESTAPSLFKLGWLSGMAK